One window of the Janthinobacterium sp. PAMC25594 genome contains the following:
- a CDS encoding HDOD domain-containing protein has product MQLEALFQQPHALPAAPKIVNELVRSFDNPAIATEDIARQLEADPVLSAKLLRLANSAYYHVSRSIGTVEDAVLMLGFVTVRTLVISSGLVSGYKTVPGLNLPQFWRYSLHSAVSARWIARQTGDNQDLAFTIGMMHAIGQLVIHAAMPEQAMQLDKIAPPLDARRLDAERVSLGYDYAQVGAELARRWKFPPAFAEAIAAFPDPLAKAPLNRLAAIVHLASWRARIEENALSNEEIIACYPNEVAEALGLPPSVLVDRMPPPAELSAGLEELVK; this is encoded by the coding sequence ATGCAACTGGAAGCGCTGTTCCAGCAACCCCACGCCCTGCCTGCCGCCCCGAAGATCGTCAATGAGCTGGTGCGCAGTTTCGATAACCCCGCCATTGCCACCGAGGACATCGCGCGCCAGCTGGAAGCGGACCCGGTGCTGAGCGCCAAGCTGCTGCGGCTGGCCAACTCGGCCTATTATCACGTCTCGCGCAGCATCGGCACGGTGGAAGACGCCGTGCTGATGCTCGGTTTTGTCACCGTGCGCACGCTCGTCATCAGCTCGGGCCTGGTCAGCGGCTACAAGACCGTGCCCGGCCTGAATCTGCCGCAGTTCTGGCGCTACAGTCTGCACAGCGCCGTGTCGGCGCGCTGGATCGCCAGGCAGACGGGCGACAACCAGGACCTGGCATTCACCATCGGCATGATGCATGCGATCGGTCAACTGGTGATCCATGCCGCCATGCCGGAGCAAGCCATGCAACTCGACAAGATCGCGCCGCCGCTCGATGCGCGCCGGCTCGATGCGGAACGGGTGTCGCTGGGCTACGATTATGCGCAGGTGGGCGCCGAACTGGCGCGCCGCTGGAAGTTTCCGCCCGCCTTTGCCGAGGCCATCGCCGCCTTTCCCGATCCGCTGGCCAAGGCGCCGTTGAACCGCCTGGCCGCCATCGTGCACCTGGCTTCCTGGCGCGCGCGCATCGAGGAAAATGCGTTGAGCAATGAAGAAATCATCGCCTGCTACCCCAATGAAGTGGCTGAAGCGCTCGGTTTACCGCCGTCCGTGCTGGTGGACAGGATGCCGCCGCCTGCCGAACTGAGCGCGGGGCTGGAAGAACTCGTCAAATAA
- a CDS encoding flagellar protein FliT — MTNKMVVAARSSDWDGLNTLENQCASAASATMTGSMPAQAGASRLRKIDLLKQILANDREIRAITEPWMTQLSNIMPGSRARM; from the coding sequence ATGACCAACAAAATGGTCGTGGCCGCACGTTCGAGCGACTGGGATGGCTTGAATACCCTGGAAAACCAGTGCGCCAGCGCCGCCAGCGCGACCATGACGGGCAGCATGCCTGCCCAGGCCGGCGCCTCGCGCCTGCGCAAGATCGACTTGCTCAAGCAAATCCTGGCCAATGACCGCGAAATCCGCGCCATCACGGAACCGTGGATGACGCAGCTGTCGAACATCATGCCGGGATCGCGCGCCCGCATGTAA
- a CDS encoding FimV family protein, which produces MQSSIVPRWSLIACVAASLALPPVMAAELGETAVLSHVGQPLLAEIELTALGPEDVSGVSVRLASPDVYRGGGIGMDPALQTLTISPFERGGRHYARVATRQAIQAGHVHLYLLLGNGSGAVVRLATLWLTPAPPAAVATAAAASVPVRPVIPAPVPVPLPRAAPGAPPPDAAALAARARAEGLVRPARVFVPPPAAPKPATAALRPPRRATAPVAACAPQADAGQAQACAALDEKNAALNEKLGELEGKIGALQKALALPAAAAVPPAAAPAVAEAPHARPRPLTPAAGDKEKKAGGNGLLWLGFGTIAFLLLTALIVYVVRKRRQATGPGGPSKYWVLLRKPFGRKKEVPVLTEAVEEGPAAEPEAEPFSR; this is translated from the coding sequence ATGCAAAGCAGCATTGTTCCCCGTTGGTCCCTGATCGCGTGCGTCGCCGCCAGCCTGGCCTTGCCGCCCGTGATGGCGGCCGAACTGGGCGAGACGGCGGTGCTGTCGCATGTGGGGCAGCCCTTGCTGGCCGAGATTGAATTGACGGCGCTGGGGCCCGAAGATGTCAGCGGCGTAAGCGTGCGCCTGGCCTCGCCCGATGTATACCGGGGCGGCGGCATCGGCATGGACCCGGCCTTGCAAACCTTGACGATCAGCCCGTTTGAGCGCGGTGGGCGCCACTATGCGCGCGTGGCCACGCGGCAAGCGATCCAGGCGGGTCATGTACATTTGTATTTGTTATTAGGCAATGGTAGCGGCGCCGTCGTGCGCCTCGCCACCTTGTGGCTGACGCCGGCACCGCCCGCCGCTGTTGCTACCGCCGCCGCTGCCAGTGTGCCGGTCCGGCCCGTCATTCCGGCACCCGTGCCCGTGCCGCTGCCGCGCGCTGCGCCCGGCGCGCCGCCGCCCGATGCCGCCGCGCTGGCGGCCCGCGCGCGCGCCGAGGGTTTGGTGCGTCCGGCGCGCGTGTTCGTGCCGCCGCCCGCCGCGCCGAAGCCGGCCACCGCCGCGTTGCGCCCGCCGCGCCGCGCCACGGCACCCGTGGCCGCCTGCGCGCCCCAGGCGGATGCTGGGCAGGCGCAAGCGTGCGCGGCGCTGGATGAGAAAAACGCGGCCCTGAATGAAAAGCTCGGTGAATTGGAAGGCAAGATCGGCGCCCTGCAAAAGGCGCTGGCGCTGCCTGCCGCCGCGGCCGTGCCACCTGCCGCAGCGCCAGCCGTGGCGGAAGCGCCCCATGCCAGGCCCAGGCCCCTGACGCCGGCGGCGGGCGACAAGGAAAAGAAAGCGGGCGGCAATGGCTTGCTGTGGCTGGGGTTTGGCACCATCGCCTTCCTGCTGTTGACGGCGCTCATCGTGTATGTCGTGCGCAAGCGCAGGCAAGCGACGGGGCCGGGCGGGCCGTCGAAATACTGGGTCCTGCTGCGCAAGCCGTTCGGCCGCAAGAAAGAGGTGCCGGTGCTGACGGAGGCGGTGGAGGAGGGGCCGGCCGCCGAGCCGGAAGCGGAGCCGTTCTCGCGTTAA
- the fumC gene encoding class II fumarate hydratase, with protein MSSRIERDSFGPIDVPADRLWGAQTQRSLEHFHISTEKMPPELIAALATVKRAAAHVNLDLGLLDGKKAIAITQAADEVLAGKHDAEFPLAVWQTGSGTQSNMNMNEVLANRGSELIGGLRGEERLLHPNDDVNLGQSSNDIFPTAIHVAAALGVANTVLPPLRQLRATLDAKATEFADIVKIGRTHLQDATPLTLGQEFSGYVAQLDFAEHIITAALPPLLQLAAGGTAVGTGLNAHVEFAGRIALELARLTGQPFETASNKFAALAAHDALVAAHGALKTLATALMKIANDVRWMASGPRSGLGEITIPENEPGSSIMPGKVNPTQCEALTMLCCQVFGNDVAITVGGASGNFELNVFKPLIAHNFLQSARLLGDGMRSFDAHCAHGIAPNRGRIAELMERSLMLVTALAPHIGYDKAAQIAKQAQHEGTTLKQAALALGYVTEEQFGAWIVPLEMTRPNKS; from the coding sequence ATGAGTAGCAGAATCGAACGCGACAGTTTCGGCCCGATCGACGTACCCGCCGACCGGCTTTGGGGAGCGCAAACGCAGCGCTCGCTTGAGCACTTCCATATCTCCACGGAAAAGATGCCGCCTGAACTGATCGCCGCCCTGGCCACCGTCAAGCGCGCGGCCGCCCACGTCAATCTGGACCTGGGCCTATTGGATGGCAAGAAAGCCATCGCCATCACGCAGGCGGCCGACGAAGTGCTGGCCGGCAAGCATGACGCAGAATTCCCGCTGGCCGTCTGGCAGACGGGCTCTGGCACGCAAAGCAATATGAACATGAATGAAGTGCTGGCCAACCGCGGTTCCGAGCTGATCGGCGGCTTGCGGGGAGAAGAGCGCCTGCTGCACCCGAACGACGACGTCAACCTGGGCCAGTCCTCGAACGACATCTTCCCCACCGCCATCCATGTGGCGGCCGCCCTGGGCGTCGCCAACACGGTCTTGCCGCCGCTGCGCCAGCTGCGCGCCACGCTCGACGCGAAAGCCACGGAGTTTGCCGACATCGTCAAGATCGGTCGCACGCATTTGCAGGATGCCACGCCCTTGACCCTGGGCCAGGAATTTTCCGGCTATGTGGCGCAGCTGGACTTTGCCGAGCACATCATCACTGCAGCGTTGCCGCCGCTGCTGCAACTGGCCGCCGGCGGCACGGCCGTCGGCACGGGCTTGAATGCCCACGTGGAATTTGCCGGCCGCATCGCGCTAGAACTGGCACGCCTGACGGGCCAGCCGTTCGAGACGGCCAGCAACAAGTTTGCCGCCCTGGCCGCCCACGATGCGCTGGTCGCCGCCCATGGCGCTTTAAAAACCCTGGCCACGGCGCTGATGAAAATCGCCAACGACGTGCGCTGGATGGCGTCCGGCCCCCGTTCCGGCCTCGGTGAAATCACCATCCCTGAAAACGAGCCGGGCAGTTCCATCATGCCGGGCAAGGTCAATCCCACCCAGTGCGAAGCACTGACCATGCTGTGCTGCCAGGTGTTCGGCAACGACGTCGCCATCACCGTGGGCGGCGCCTCGGGCAATTTCGAGCTGAACGTCTTCAAGCCCTTGATTGCGCACAACTTCCTGCAAAGCGCGCGCCTGCTGGGCGACGGCATGCGCAGCTTCGACGCGCATTGCGCGCACGGCATCGCGCCGAACCGTGGTCGCATCGCCGAACTGATGGAGCGCTCCTTGATGCTGGTCACGGCGCTGGCGCCCCACATCGGCTACGACAAGGCGGCGCAAATCGCCAAGCAGGCCCAGCACGAAGGCACGACCCTGAAGCAAGCGGCACTGGCCCTGGGCTATGTGACGGAAGAGCAATTCGGTGCGTGGATCGTGCCGCTGGAGATGACGCGGCCCAACAAAAGCTGA